The following coding sequences are from one Clostridioides difficile ATCC 9689 = DSM 1296 window:
- a CDS encoding MerR family transcriptional regulator, protein MFSIGMFSKINKITTKTLRYYEDIGLLKPEYVDEFTKYRYYTTEQLPKLHQIITLKQMGLSLAEIKKAVENPEEVENILMNKEKEMLDVIKSEEYKIIKLRNYLMNLKGEVNMNDVIIKSLPKVKVASMRKVLKGYDELFNLFPNVMAEEMMKTGCTCAVPDYCFNIYHDGEYRETDMDVEMCQAINDLKEDTDILKFKELDAVENAVCILHNGPYSTLGKTYADAFKWIEDNKYKVVGNPRESYIDGIWNKESEEDWLTEVQIPVKRML, encoded by the coding sequence ATGTTTTCTATAGGAATGTTTTCTAAAATAAATAAAATAACTACAAAGACATTAAGGTATTATGAAGATATAGGGTTGTTAAAACCAGAATATGTAGATGAATTTACAAAATATAGGTATTATACAACAGAGCAATTACCTAAATTACATCAGATAATAACTTTAAAACAAATGGGTTTATCATTAGCTGAGATAAAAAAAGCTGTAGAAAATCCTGAAGAAGTTGAAAATATTTTAATGAATAAAGAAAAAGAAATGTTGGATGTAATTAAAAGTGAAGAATATAAAATAATTAAACTACGTAATTACCTTATGAATTTGAAAGGAGAAGTCAATATGAATGATGTAATTATTAAGTCTTTACCAAAAGTTAAAGTTGCTTCTATGAGAAAAGTGTTAAAGGGGTATGATGAACTTTTTAATCTATTTCCAAATGTAATGGCTGAAGAAATGATGAAAACAGGGTGTACATGTGCAGTTCCTGATTATTGTTTTAATATATATCATGATGGTGAATATAGAGAGACTGATATGGATGTTGAAATGTGTCAAGCTATAAATGATTTAAAGGAAGATACGGATATATTAAAATTTAAAGAATTAGATGCAGTTGAAAATGCAGTTTGTATATTACACAATGGTCCATATTCAACATTAGGAAAAACTTACGCAGATGCATTTAAATGGATAGAGGACAATAAATATAAAGTGGTTGGAAATCCTAGAGAATCTTATATAGATGGTATATGGAATAAAGAGAGTGAAGAAGACTGGTTGACAGAAGTTCAGATACCAGTGAAACGCATGTTATAA
- a CDS encoding potassium/proton antiporter, with protein MTELMIISGLVLLICITSSKVLYKFGVPILLIFILLGMLFGSDGMVGIYFDNYELTKQLCSIGLIFIMFFGGFGTNWNMAKPVAIPSILMSSLGVIITAGVTGMFCHMVIGTSLLEGLLIGAIAASTDAASVFAVLRSQKLNLKGSLASLLEVESGSNDPIAYMLTLILLTLMNNSGVELIAPMVIKQIAFGLAIGFILAKLSVYILRHSNFEIEGFYTIFITAIAILSYAFSEYLGGNGYLSVYISGIIIGNSRIPLKKSLVHFFDGISWIMQIMLFFMLGLLSFPSKLPNVFGIAMAISIFMIVIARPLATFIVLAKFKFSNKEKLFISWVGLRGAASVVFAIYAVTQGVAIENDIFHIIFFIALLSVGIQGSLIPTVARKLDLVDDNTPVLKTFNDYDGEISSKLIEVNVDEGNKWANKSIIDSNIPDDILIVMIKRKEQVLIPKGSTIIKTGDILVLSGDRIEELIQL; from the coding sequence ATGACAGAATTAATGATTATAAGTGGGTTAGTACTATTGATTTGTATAACTTCTAGCAAGGTATTGTATAAATTTGGAGTACCAATATTATTGATTTTTATCTTACTAGGGATGTTATTTGGGTCTGATGGGATGGTAGGAATCTATTTTGATAACTATGAACTGACAAAACAATTATGTTCTATTGGACTAATATTTATAATGTTTTTTGGAGGGTTTGGAACAAACTGGAATATGGCTAAACCTGTTGCTATACCTTCTATATTAATGTCTTCACTGGGTGTAATAATTACGGCTGGCGTTACAGGTATGTTTTGCCACATGGTAATAGGAACTAGTTTACTTGAAGGTTTATTAATTGGGGCAATTGCAGCTTCAACAGATGCTGCATCTGTGTTTGCTGTGTTGCGTTCTCAAAAACTAAACTTAAAGGGTTCACTTGCATCATTATTAGAAGTTGAAAGTGGAAGTAATGACCCAATAGCGTATATGTTGACACTAATTCTTTTGACATTGATGAATAATTCTGGGGTAGAACTTATTGCACCAATGGTAATAAAACAAATAGCTTTTGGGTTAGCTATAGGATTTATACTAGCAAAATTATCTGTTTATATTTTAAGACATTCAAACTTCGAGATAGAAGGATTTTATACTATATTTATAACAGCTATTGCAATACTTTCTTATGCATTTAGCGAGTATCTTGGAGGAAATGGATATTTAAGTGTTTACATTTCAGGTATTATTATAGGAAATAGTAGGATACCTCTTAAAAAAAGTTTGGTTCATTTCTTTGATGGAATTTCATGGATTATGCAAATAATGTTATTCTTTATGTTAGGATTGTTATCTTTCCCTTCTAAGTTACCAAATGTATTTGGTATAGCAATGGCCATATCTATATTCATGATAGTTATTGCAAGACCATTAGCAACATTTATAGTTCTAGCAAAATTTAAATTCTCAAATAAAGAAAAATTATTCATATCGTGGGTAGGTCTTAGAGGTGCGGCTTCAGTAGTTTTTGCAATTTATGCTGTTACTCAAGGAGTAGCCATAGAGAATGACATATTCCATATAATATTTTTTATAGCGTTGCTTTCAGTAGGAATACAAGGTTCATTGATACCAACTGTAGCCAGAAAGTTGGATTTAGTTGATGATAATACACCTGTATTAAAAACATTTAATGATTATGATGGAGAAATTAGCTCTAAACTTATCGAAGTAAATGTTGATGAGGGTAATAAATGGGCTAATAAGAGTATAATAGATTCTAATATACCAGACGATATATTAATAGTTATGATAAAAAGAAAGGAACAGGTTTTAATACCTAAAGGTTCAACCATTATAAAAACAGGGGATATTTTGGTATTGAGTGGAGATAGAATTGAAGAATTAATACAATTATAA
- a CDS encoding DUF2268 domain-containing protein, translating into MNIIEIRSDKIYKKIMDAPINKKEDIYRYELMKPFEFKWKCMNVPIVARQKGGYDVIIASEMLGVLSPKDIDEKQKKNINVLSADKIWATCKETIENSINAFIKEGYDLNIKDYKYSILLANPNSPYTILSDGYWGDGGIPGYIFLSLVPNEYTINRLPVLIAHECNHNIRFQFIEWNNNVTLEEMMINEGLAENFATWMFGEEMLGPWVSRTDIETLNTYIKPIIKSALKETGFQNITSYLYGDDIAKMQGYFPVGLPYCAGYACGYYMIKYYLEKTNKSIIEATLLPYSEIIEAVKEFWE; encoded by the coding sequence ATGAATATTATAGAAATTCGCTCAGATAAAATATACAAGAAGATAATGGATGCACCAATAAACAAAAAAGAAGATATATACAGATATGAATTGATGAAGCCTTTTGAATTTAAGTGGAAGTGTATGAATGTTCCAATAGTTGCTAGACAGAAAGGTGGATATGATGTAATTATAGCAAGTGAAATGTTAGGGGTTTTATCGCCTAAGGATATTGATGAAAAGCAAAAAAAGAATATAAATGTGTTATCTGCTGATAAAATTTGGGCCACTTGTAAAGAAACCATAGAAAACTCTATAAATGCTTTTATAAAAGAAGGGTATGATTTAAACATTAAGGACTATAAATATTCAATATTATTGGCGAATCCAAATAGTCCTTATACAATATTAAGTGATGGATACTGGGGTGATGGTGGGATTCCTGGATATATATTTCTATCATTGGTTCCTAATGAATATACTATCAATAGATTACCAGTATTAATAGCACATGAATGTAATCACAATATTAGATTTCAGTTTATAGAGTGGAATAATAATGTAACATTAGAAGAAATGATGATAAATGAAGGTCTTGCAGAAAATTTTGCAACATGGATGTTTGGAGAGGAAATGTTAGGACCTTGGGTCAGTAGAACAGATATCGAAACATTAAATACTTATATAAAGCCAATAATAAAAAGTGCTTTAAAAGAAACTGGATTTCAAAATATAACATCTTATCTTTATGGTGATGATATAGCTAAAATGCAAGGATATTTTCCAGTAGGGTTGCCTTATTGTGCAGGATATGCTTGTGGATATTATATGATTAAGTATTATTTAGAAAAGACAAATAAATCAATAATCGAAGCGACTTTATTGCCTTATAGTGAGATAATCGAAGCAGTAAAAGAGTTTTGGGAATAA
- a CDS encoding VOC family protein yields the protein MLTPYLIFNGTCEKAFNFYAEAFGGGKTIFARLDSNPNNPIMHASVTFTKYEGCIMGADTDKPVVISGMAICVVLPSREAIEEISVKLAEGGTLVQEFLPHPPPHQNDGAAEVLDRYGYTWYLST from the coding sequence ATGCTAACTCCATATTTAATATTTAATGGTACTTGTGAAAAAGCATTTAATTTTTATGCTGAGGCTTTCGGAGGAGGAAAAACTATATTTGCGCGATTAGACAGCAATCCAAACAATCCTATTATGCACGCAAGTGTTACTTTCACAAAATACGAAGGTTGTATAATGGGTGCGGATACAGACAAGCCTGTTGTAATTTCTGGCATGGCGATTTGTGTTGTTCTACCATCTCGAGAAGCGATAGAAGAAATATCTGTAAAACTTGCCGAAGGTGGTACACTTGTACAAGAATTTTTACCACACCCACCACCACATCAAAATGATGGCGCTGCTGAAGTACTTGATAGGTATGGGTATACTTGGTATTTAAGTACATAG
- a CDS encoding GNAT family N-acetyltransferase: MKSGIILEMKQINSTEYDEMLQVWESSVRATHDFLTEKDIESLIPLVEIGLKEVENIVCIKDNDIIKGFIGIDKDKIEMLFIEDKYRGNGIGKKLIKYAIDKYNVKYVDVNEQNKKAVGFYIHLGFKVFDRSEIDGQGNPFPILHMKLI, translated from the coding sequence ATGAAATCTGGAATAATTCTTGAAATGAAACAAATAAATTCAACAGAATATGACGAAATGTTGCAAGTCTGGGAATCATCAGTAAGAGCAACGCATGATTTTTTAACAGAAAAAGATATTGAATCTTTGATACCATTAGTTGAAATTGGACTTAAAGAAGTAGAAAATATAGTTTGTATAAAAGATAATGATATAATAAAGGGCTTTATAGGAATAGATAAAGATAAAATTGAGATGCTCTTTATAGAAGATAAATATAGAGGAAATGGTATTGGTAAAAAATTAATAAAATATGCTATAGATAAATACAATGTAAAATATGTTGATGTAAATGAGCAGAATAAAAAAGCTGTAGGATTTTATATTCACTTAGGATTTAAAGTGTTTGATAGGTCTGAAATAGATGGACAAGGTAACCCATTTCCAATACTACATATGAAATTAATTTAA
- a CDS encoding YmaF family protein, whose protein sequence is MSYQNYKCERDYVYDDYKYNKCNKCYNDYEEMTHVHEYSESVKLAEECEDRHNHRAAGVTGEAIPINGGTNHVHKINDNVDFLDHFHKICVTTGPAIRIPGTDKHIHLICGETTVNDGHCHKFLFTTQIEAPLV, encoded by the coding sequence ATGAGTTATCAAAATTATAAATGTGAAAGAGATTATGTGTATGATGATTATAAATACAATAAGTGCAACAAGTGCTATAATGATTATGAGGAAATGACACATGTTCATGAATATTCAGAAAGTGTTAAGTTAGCAGAAGAATGTGAGGATAGACATAACCACCGTGCAGCAGGGGTTACTGGTGAAGCTATACCAATAAATGGAGGTACAAATCATGTTCATAAAATAAATGATAATGTAGATTTCCTTGACCATTTCCATAAGATATGTGTTACAACAGGGCCAGCAATTAGAATACCTGGAACTGATAAACACATTCACTTAATATGTGGAGAAACTACTGTTAATGATGGTCATTGTCATAAATTCCTTTTTACTACTCAAATAGAAGCACCTTTAGTATAA
- a CDS encoding pentapeptide repeat-containing protein: MIDIHKNIYDNKLFEELKIDCKKCFGLCCVALYFSASDGFPIDKESGKPCINLQPDFKCSVHNSLMKRGFKGCTAYDCFGSGQKVAQVTYKGIDWMQSSELTNQMSEVFLIMRQLHEMLWYLKEASVLNISDTIKSKIDLIIEETEKITNMGPEQIINLDIISHRTKVNLLLSQASESVMGKVKSFIKTSTLKNMKKLSKNIDLIGADLRKINLIGADLRGRFLIAANLRNTDLSGANLIGADLRDCDIRGANLENSIFLTQLQVNTAKGDSSTKLPASLIRPKYWEK, from the coding sequence ATGATAGATATACATAAAAATATATATGATAATAAGTTATTTGAGGAGCTAAAGATTGACTGTAAGAAGTGCTTTGGACTTTGCTGTGTAGCTCTTTATTTTTCTGCTTCAGATGGATTTCCTATCGATAAGGAATCAGGAAAACCCTGTATTAATTTACAACCAGATTTTAAATGTTCTGTACATAATAGTCTTATGAAGCGAGGTTTTAAAGGGTGTACTGCATATGATTGTTTTGGTTCAGGTCAAAAAGTAGCACAAGTAACATATAAGGGGATAGACTGGATGCAATCATCAGAACTAACAAATCAAATGTCTGAAGTGTTTTTAATTATGAGACAATTACATGAAATGTTATGGTATCTTAAAGAAGCATCTGTATTAAATATATCAGATACAATCAAATCAAAAATTGATTTAATAATTGAAGAAACTGAAAAGATAACTAATATGGGCCCAGAACAGATAATTAATTTGGATATCATATCACATAGAACAAAGGTTAATTTATTATTATCACAAGCGAGTGAGTCTGTGATGGGAAAGGTTAAATCATTTATCAAGACTTCTACTCTTAAAAACATGAAAAAATTAAGTAAAAATATAGATTTAATAGGAGCAGACCTTAGAAAAATAAATCTAATAGGAGCAGATTTAAGAGGTAGATTTCTAATAGCAGCAAATTTAAGAAATACAGATTTGAGTGGGGCAAATTTAATAGGAGCAGACTTAAGAGATTGTGATATTAGAGGTGCTAATCTTGAAAATAGTATATTTTTAACACAATTACAAGTAAATACTGCAAAAGGAGATTCTAGTACGAAGTTACCAGCTTCACTAATACGCCCTAAATACTGGGAAAAATAA
- a CDS encoding zinc ribbon domain-containing protein YjdM: MENLPNCPKCNSEYTYEDGTLLVCPECSHEWALGLGAEEDSNIIKDVNGNVLNDGDSVTVIRDLKVKGSSSSIKIGTKVKNIRLIHDSSDGHDIECKIDGFGAMKLKSSVVKKA; this comes from the coding sequence ATGGAAAATTTACCAAATTGCCCGAAATGTAATTCAGAATATACTTATGAAGATGGAACTCTTTTAGTTTGTCCAGAATGCTCTCATGAGTGGGCATTAGGATTGGGAGCTGAAGAAGATTCAAATATTATCAAAGATGTAAATGGAAATGTATTAAATGATGGAGATTCTGTTACAGTAATTAGAGACCTTAAAGTAAAAGGAAGTTCATCATCTATAAAGATTGGAACAAAAGTGAAAAATATCCGTTTAATCCATGACTCATCAGATGGACATGATATAGAATGTAAGATAGATGGTTTTGGAGCTATGAAGCTAAAGTCTTCTGTTGTTAAAAAAGCGTAA
- a CDS encoding ABC transporter ATP-binding protein, with product MISLINISKKFKDKSIIDKFNLEISKGEFVAITGNSGSGKTTLLNIMGLLEKPNSGDIIINNIKNPNSKQIRILQRDFYGYLFQNYALIENENVENNLKIALKYQKNINHNEKINYALESVGLRKYNKKKIYELSGGEQQRVALARVILKECEVIFADEPTGNLDKKNRDIVFDILKSLNKNGKTIVFVTHDLELSEQADRVIKL from the coding sequence ATGATTTCATTAATAAATATATCTAAAAAATTTAAAGATAAATCTATAATAGACAAATTTAACCTGGAAATTTCTAAGGGCGAGTTTGTAGCGATAACAGGAAATAGTGGTTCAGGTAAGACAACTTTACTTAATATAATGGGATTATTAGAAAAACCTAATTCTGGTGATATTATAATAAATAATATAAAAAATCCAAATAGTAAACAGATAAGAATTTTACAAAGGGATTTTTATGGCTATCTATTTCAAAATTATGCTTTAATTGAGAATGAAAATGTTGAAAATAACTTGAAAATTGCTTTAAAGTATCAAAAAAATATCAACCATAATGAAAAAATAAATTACGCACTTGAGTCTGTAGGTCTTAGAAAATACAATAAAAAAAAGATATACGAATTGAGTGGAGGAGAACAACAAAGGGTAGCATTAGCAAGAGTAATATTAAAAGAATGTGAAGTAATATTTGCAGATGAACCTACAGGTAATTTAGATAAAAAAAATAGAGACATAGTATTTGATATACTTAAAAGTCTAAATAAGAATGGTAAAACTATCGTATTTGTAACTCATGATTTAGAGTTATCGGAGCAGGCAGATAGAGTTATAAAATTGTAA
- a CDS encoding bacteriocin-associated integral membrane family protein, with the protein MKKIIYVLFTIELLIVSLLGLNIVKDNEINNILYNDTTSISVMFKDYKKLNKNYSKWIKDIADENNVTISKYVFNNNEKLSIYTTDTSLNNNIKLKSGKFPNTNSNEFISNINTNNSNQVGKFSTMSKDISILIRDFGKISEVGESGILYISTQNEDTINKILRELNVDRSIFVARLHDRYVNSNLYLNPSIIRDLILIILCFLATIIHYSISVSREASILRLNGYSKLDIIARVIKNILRIMILSSVTALLIYIIYILKLNIGVRACLYFAMFSIICILINILISILIVGFNSRSSKYVLSLNGKKSYGFVNIMHFTLKIVFVSFLILSINNCILNYNMLQTQLGNLSEWDKAKNVYNLTLKDTGEQSLGKEEVIKNAKIKGFYKNLVEEKDAFLIDSTNFEKLEDGSYMYEINSKGKNPEVSQYGKNIKINKNYLKVNPIYSNGKEIFNLIDYGDKTINLLVPKKLQVHENEIKKEFRELFYFEKIEVENMYNKELNRELNKTKKSDLNVNIIYVDNNQSYFTYNSLVMDDNRNLIDDPIAIVDIDNIDDSFYLSYISRCVYFNSKKLDALADISNIIEAQGVEAHIQSLHAVYNEYGLEINKLEKYLNSEIFTIIIIAISNLMITYNIVASYYERNKYKLYIKKIFGYSTTARSMLLIVSLILTNIIPIGIISTRVDLSNNIILFGLLILVIEVIVSIALDKIISNSSFNKIIKGEH; encoded by the coding sequence TTGAAAAAGATAATATATGTATTATTTACAATTGAACTATTAATAGTATCTTTATTAGGTCTAAATATAGTTAAAGATAATGAAATTAATAATATTTTATATAACGATACAACAAGTATATCTGTAATGTTTAAAGATTATAAAAAGTTAAATAAAAATTATAGTAAGTGGATTAAAGATATTGCAGATGAAAATAATGTGACTATATCAAAGTATGTTTTTAATAATAATGAAAAATTATCTATATATACGACTGATACAAGTTTGAATAACAATATAAAGTTAAAATCAGGAAAATTTCCTAATACTAATTCAAATGAATTTATTAGTAATATAAACACTAATAATAGTAATCAAGTAGGTAAATTCTCAACTATGAGTAAAGACATATCAATTTTAATTAGGGATTTTGGTAAAATAAGTGAAGTTGGAGAATCAGGAATCTTGTATATTTCAACTCAAAATGAAGATACAATAAATAAAATATTAAGAGAACTAAATGTAGACAGAAGTATTTTTGTAGCAAGATTACATGATAGATATGTTAACTCAAATTTATACTTAAATCCTTCAATAATTAGAGATTTAATACTAATTATCCTTTGTTTCTTGGCTACAATAATACATTATTCAATTAGTGTGAGTAGAGAGGCTTCTATTTTAAGATTAAATGGATACTCTAAGCTAGATATAATTGCTAGAGTTATAAAAAATATACTTAGAATTATGATTTTATCATCTGTCACAGCATTATTAATATATATAATCTATATTTTAAAATTAAATATAGGTGTTAGAGCATGCTTATACTTTGCTATGTTTTCGATTATATGTATTTTGATAAATATTTTGATATCTATATTAATAGTTGGTTTTAATAGTAGAAGTTCTAAATATGTGCTATCTCTAAATGGAAAAAAATCTTATGGTTTTGTAAATATAATGCATTTCACATTGAAAATTGTATTTGTATCATTTCTTATATTATCCATAAATAACTGTATTTTAAATTATAATATGCTACAAACTCAGTTAGGAAATCTATCTGAGTGGGATAAAGCAAAAAATGTTTATAATCTTACTCTTAAAGATACAGGCGAACAATCTTTAGGAAAGGAAGAAGTAATTAAAAATGCCAAGATTAAAGGTTTCTATAAAAATTTGGTAGAAGAAAAAGATGCTTTCTTAATAGATTCAACTAATTTTGAAAAACTTGAAGATGGAAGTTACATGTATGAAATAAATTCAAAGGGTAAAAACCCAGAAGTAAGTCAATATGGTAAAAATATAAAAATAAATAAAAACTATCTTAAAGTTAACCCTATTTACTCAAATGGCAAAGAAATATTTAATCTAATCGATTATGGCGATAAGACTATAAATTTATTAGTTCCTAAAAAGTTACAAGTACATGAAAATGAGATTAAAAAAGAGTTTAGAGAATTATTTTATTTTGAAAAAATAGAAGTAGAAAATATGTACAATAAAGAGTTAAATAGAGAGTTAAATAAAACAAAGAAGTCAGATTTAAATGTTAATATAATATATGTAGATAATAATCAAAGCTATTTTACTTATAACTCCCTTGTTATGGATGACAATAGGAATCTCATTGATGACCCAATAGCAATAGTTGACATAGATAATATTGATGATTCTTTTTATCTTTCTTATATATCTAGATGTGTATATTTTAATTCTAAGAAATTAGATGCCCTTGCAGATATAAGTAACATTATTGAAGCTCAAGGTGTAGAAGCGCATATCCAAAGTTTACATGCTGTTTATAATGAGTATGGTTTAGAAATAAATAAACTAGAAAAATATTTGAATAGTGAAATTTTTACTATAATAATAATAGCAATATCAAACTTAATGATTACCTACAATATAGTAGCTAGCTACTATGAAAGAAATAAATATAAGTTATATATTAAAAAAATATTTGGTTATTCAACTACAGCTAGAAGTATGTTGTTAATAGTTTCATTAATATTAACAAACATTATTCCAATAGGCATTATATCAACAAGAGTAGATTTAAGTAATAATATTATCTTATTTGGACTTCTAATATTAGTTATAGAAGTAATTGTATCTATTGCATTAGACAAGATTATCTCAAATAGTTCATTTAATAAAATTATAAAAGGAGAACATTAA